In Kocuria turfanensis, a single genomic region encodes these proteins:
- the ppgK gene encoding polyphosphate--glucose phosphotransferase: MVRSSPRSAPTPASTGWSTLHRHHIGVDVGGTRIKYSAVDMADGSLTTPVLQRPTPEPATPEAVAAQLELVVAELSEGPSAPDPEASVGVALPTILRQGVACSAANIDDAWIGLDVRRFLTGTLGRTVQVINDADAAGLAEVRYGAGRGSAGTVLLITLGTGIGSALIVDGRLVPNLELGHLELRGVDAEVRASALAREREGLDWPVYAERLQEYLAHLEFLFSPDLIIVGGAISAQHELFLPLLRLDTRVVPAELRDAAGIIGAARHAYLALPPPEA; this comes from the coding sequence ATGGTCCGTTCCTCGCCCCGTTCCGCCCCCACGCCCGCCTCGACCGGCTGGTCGACCCTGCACCGCCACCACATCGGCGTGGACGTCGGCGGCACCCGGATCAAGTACTCCGCCGTGGACATGGCCGACGGTTCGCTGACCACCCCGGTGCTCCAGCGTCCCACTCCGGAGCCCGCCACCCCGGAGGCCGTCGCCGCGCAGCTCGAGCTCGTCGTGGCCGAGCTGTCCGAGGGGCCGAGCGCACCGGATCCCGAGGCCAGCGTGGGGGTGGCGCTGCCCACGATCCTCCGCCAGGGCGTGGCGTGCTCGGCCGCGAACATCGACGACGCCTGGATCGGGCTGGACGTCCGCCGCTTCCTCACGGGGACGCTGGGCCGCACCGTGCAGGTCATCAACGACGCCGACGCGGCGGGGCTCGCCGAGGTCCGCTACGGCGCCGGCCGCGGGAGCGCCGGTACCGTCCTGCTCATCACCCTGGGCACCGGGATCGGCTCCGCACTGATCGTGGACGGGAGGCTGGTGCCCAACCTGGAGCTGGGCCACCTGGAGCTGCGGGGCGTGGACGCCGAGGTGCGCGCCTCCGCCCTGGCCCGCGAGCGCGAGGGACTGGACTGGCCCGTCTACGCCGAGCGTCTCCAGGAGTACCTGGCCCACCTCGAGTTCCTCTTCTCGCCCGACCTGATCATCGTGGGCGGCGCCATCTCCGCCCAGCACGAGCTGTTCCTCCCGCTGCTGCGACTGGACACGCGCGTGGTGCCCGCCGAGCTGCGGGACGCGGCCGGCATCATCGGCGCCGCCCGCCACGCCTACCTGGCCCTGCCGCCCCCGGAGGCCTAG
- a CDS encoding ribonuclease Z, with translation MRELVVLGTASQVPTRTRNHNGYLLRWDGAGLLFDPGEGTQRQMIHAGVSAAQVTRICLTHVHGDHCYGLPGVLSRMVLDGVEHPVDLHYPASGEEVVRALVSLATPGLDLRLHPHGGPGAVATGLEVRPLHHRVETYGYRLAEPDGRTMLPERLAAAGIAGPDVGRLQREGRLHGVRLEDVSVPRPGRRVAVVMDTAPCPGAEELAERADLLLAESTFADEDAALAARYRHLTAGQAGSLAASGGAGTLVLTHFSSRYPDVAPLAEQARRRAGAATVRAAQDLERFPLPPRRPGRSGAGPQGHP, from the coding sequence ATGCGTGAGCTCGTCGTCCTCGGCACCGCCTCCCAGGTGCCCACCCGCACCCGCAACCACAACGGCTATCTGCTGCGCTGGGACGGAGCGGGCCTGCTCTTCGACCCCGGGGAGGGGACCCAGCGGCAGATGATCCACGCGGGCGTCTCCGCCGCGCAGGTGACGAGGATCTGCCTGACCCACGTCCACGGTGACCACTGCTACGGACTGCCCGGGGTGCTCTCGCGCATGGTCCTGGACGGCGTGGAGCACCCGGTGGACCTGCACTACCCGGCCTCCGGCGAGGAGGTGGTCCGGGCCCTCGTCTCCCTCGCGACCCCCGGCCTCGACCTGCGGCTGCACCCGCACGGGGGCCCGGGGGCCGTGGCCACCGGCCTGGAGGTCCGCCCCCTGCACCACCGCGTGGAGACCTACGGGTACCGGCTCGCCGAACCGGACGGCCGCACGATGCTCCCGGAGCGGCTCGCGGCGGCCGGGATCGCCGGCCCGGACGTCGGCCGGCTGCAGCGCGAGGGCCGGCTGCACGGCGTGCGCCTCGAGGACGTGAGCGTCCCCCGCCCCGGCCGGCGCGTCGCCGTGGTCATGGACACGGCGCCGTGCCCGGGCGCGGAGGAGCTCGCCGAGCGCGCCGACCTGCTCCTGGCCGAGTCCACGTTCGCCGACGAGGACGCCGCTCTCGCCGCGCGGTACCGTCACCTCACCGCCGGCCAGGCCGGGTCGCTCGCGGCCTCCGGGGGCGCGGGGACGCTGGTCCTCACCCACTTCTCGTCGCGCTACCCCGACGTCGCCCCGCTCGCGGAGCAGGCACGCCGGCGCGCCGGGGCCGCCACCGTGCGGGCGGCCCAGGACCTCGAGCGGTTCCCGCTGCCGCCGCGCCGCCCCGGCCGGTCCGGAGCGGGACCCCAGGGACACCCGTGA
- a CDS encoding HAD family hydrolase, whose product MSSPVFPAAVLFDHDGTLVNSEPQWAVAKRAVAARYGVGWSTEDDHATLGRTVPASARLMVERGAAGTVEAITAELGQEVADSLTGEVPFLPGMRALLDELGRAGIPGAVVTNALTVVAQGTASGAPEVLRVVVSQEDVEHAKPHPEPYLLAARRLGVDPAQCVAVEDSQTGAASAAAAGMPVVVVPGELPVEPAPGFVPVDAHTDVTLAFLRGLAPSV is encoded by the coding sequence GTGAGCTCCCCCGTCTTTCCCGCCGCCGTGCTCTTCGACCACGACGGCACCCTCGTGAACTCGGAGCCCCAGTGGGCCGTGGCCAAGCGGGCGGTGGCCGCCCGGTACGGCGTCGGGTGGAGCACCGAGGACGACCACGCCACGCTGGGCCGGACCGTGCCCGCCTCGGCGCGGCTGATGGTCGAGCGCGGGGCCGCGGGCACCGTGGAGGCCATCACCGCGGAGCTCGGCCAGGAGGTGGCCGACTCCCTCACGGGCGAGGTCCCGTTCCTGCCCGGCATGCGGGCGCTGCTGGACGAGCTGGGGCGGGCCGGCATCCCCGGTGCCGTCGTGACCAACGCGCTGACCGTGGTCGCGCAGGGCACCGCGTCCGGGGCCCCGGAGGTGCTGCGGGTGGTCGTGTCCCAGGAGGACGTGGAGCACGCGAAGCCGCACCCGGAGCCCTATCTGCTCGCGGCCCGGCGGCTGGGCGTGGACCCCGCGCAGTGCGTGGCGGTCGAGGACTCTCAGACGGGGGCCGCGAGCGCGGCGGCCGCCGGGATGCCGGTGGTCGTGGTGCCCGGGGAGCTGCCCGTGGAGCCCGCGCCCGGCTTCGTCCCCGTGGACGCCCACACCGACGTCACCCTGGCGTTCCTGCGCGGGCTGGCTCCTTCCGTCTGA
- a CDS encoding MerR family transcriptional regulator — protein MPHRVRGGTMQIGELAERTGLSLRTIRHYDDVGLLPASRTEGGFRVYTEQDVERLLVVRQMKPLGFTLEEMAELLELLGAEPASPERLAEYLERARPERDKLARKLAQADEFIAMLEHRLGR, from the coding sequence ATGCCGCACCGTGTTCGCGGAGGCACCATGCAGATCGGCGAGCTCGCCGAGCGCACCGGCCTGTCCCTGCGCACGATCCGTCACTACGACGACGTGGGCCTGCTGCCGGCCTCGCGCACGGAGGGCGGCTTCCGCGTGTACACCGAGCAGGACGTGGAGCGACTGCTGGTCGTCCGGCAGATGAAGCCGCTGGGGTTCACCCTGGAGGAGATGGCCGAGCTCCTGGAGCTGCTCGGGGCCGAGCCGGCCTCCCCGGAGCGGCTCGCGGAATACCTGGAACGCGCGCGGCCGGAACGGGACAAGCTGGCCCGCAAGCTGGCCCAGGCGGACGAGTTCATCGCCATGCTGGAGCACCGCCTCGGCCGGTGA
- a CDS encoding SulP family inorganic anion transporter, with product MATTTAGPAPALTPEQRQSVRRTLRSPRHLKTEVLAGLVVALALIPEAIAFSIIAGVDPRVGLFASFTMAVTTAVLGGRPAMISAATGAVALVIAPLMASHGIDYFIAAVILAGLFQVALALIGAARLMRFVPRSVMVGFVNALAILIFSSQIPELIGVPWAVYPLTLLGLAIVFLLPRITRAVPAPLVAIVVITVLVVSFGTEVPTVGDKGALPESLPSLFVPDVPLNLETLQIIAPYALTMAVVGLLESLMTAKLVDDITDTPSPKTRESWAQGVANVVSGLFGGMGGCAMIGQTMINVKASGARTRISTFLAGVFLLILVVTLGQVVAVIPMAALVAIMIFVSWATFDWHSVRPATLSRMPLPETLVMLSTVVVTVWTHNLALGVVVGVLVAMVAFARRVAHFVSVDRELEQRSGRETAVYTVHGELFFASSNDLYTMFDYAADPGHVVIDLSDSHLWDASTVAALDSVTDKYAHYGKQVRVVGLNQASRRMRVRLGGMLNGGGH from the coding sequence ATGGCCACGACGACCGCCGGCCCCGCCCCGGCGCTGACCCCCGAGCAGCGCCAGTCCGTCCGTCGCACCCTCCGCTCCCCCCGCCACCTCAAGACCGAGGTCCTGGCCGGACTCGTGGTCGCCCTGGCCCTGATCCCGGAGGCGATCGCGTTCTCGATCATCGCCGGGGTCGATCCGCGGGTGGGCCTGTTCGCGTCCTTCACCATGGCCGTCACCACCGCGGTCCTCGGCGGCCGTCCGGCGATGATCTCCGCCGCCACCGGCGCGGTGGCCCTGGTCATCGCCCCGCTGATGGCCTCCCACGGCATCGACTACTTCATCGCCGCCGTGATCCTGGCCGGACTCTTCCAGGTGGCGCTGGCCCTGATCGGCGCGGCGCGGCTGATGCGCTTCGTCCCCCGCTCGGTCATGGTGGGCTTCGTCAACGCGCTGGCCATCCTGATCTTCAGCTCGCAGATCCCGGAACTGATCGGCGTGCCCTGGGCGGTGTATCCCCTCACGCTGCTGGGCCTGGCCATCGTGTTCCTCCTCCCGCGGATCACCCGGGCGGTGCCGGCACCGCTGGTGGCCATCGTGGTGATCACCGTGCTCGTGGTCTCCTTCGGCACCGAGGTCCCCACGGTGGGCGACAAGGGCGCGCTGCCCGAGTCCCTGCCCTCGCTGTTCGTCCCCGACGTCCCGCTGAACCTGGAGACCCTGCAGATCATCGCCCCGTACGCGCTGACCATGGCCGTGGTGGGACTGCTGGAGTCGCTGATGACGGCCAAGCTCGTCGACGACATCACCGACACGCCCTCCCCCAAGACCCGGGAGTCCTGGGCCCAGGGCGTGGCGAACGTGGTCTCGGGCCTCTTCGGCGGAATGGGCGGCTGCGCGATGATCGGCCAGACCATGATCAACGTCAAGGCCTCCGGCGCCCGAACCCGGATCTCCACCTTCCTCGCCGGGGTTTTCCTGCTGATCCTCGTCGTCACCCTGGGCCAGGTCGTCGCGGTGATCCCGATGGCCGCGCTGGTGGCGATCATGATCTTCGTGTCGTGGGCCACCTTCGACTGGCACTCCGTCCGCCCCGCGACCCTGTCCCGGATGCCGCTGCCGGAGACCCTCGTGATGCTCTCGACCGTGGTCGTGACCGTGTGGACCCACAACCTCGCCCTGGGCGTGGTCGTCGGGGTGCTCGTCGCCATGGTCGCCTTCGCCCGCCGGGTCGCCCACTTCGTGAGCGTGGACCGGGAGCTCGAGCAGCGCAGCGGCCGGGAGACGGCCGTCTACACGGTGCACGGGGAGCTGTTCTTCGCGTCCTCCAACGACCTCTACACGATGTTCGACTACGCCGCGGACCCCGGGCACGTGGTCATCGACCTGTCGGACTCCCACCTGTGGGACGCGTCCACCGTCGCGGCCCTGGACTCGGTGACCGACAAGTACGCCCACTACGGCAAGCAGGTCCGGGTCGTGGGCCTGAACCAGGCCAGCCGCCGGATGCGGGTGCGCCTGGGCGGGATGCTCAACGGCGGCGGGCACTGA
- a CDS encoding DEAD/DEAH box helicase: MATFTDLGVPKALSAVLAQQGIEQAFPIQEKTLPDSLAGRDVLGRGKTGSGKTVAFALPLVSRLAGLSGNGARAARRANRPTGLVLAPTRELATQIDRTVAPIAEAAGLTTTVIFGGVSQKNQEKALAKGADIVIACPGRLEDLLKQNVLTLDDVRVTVIDEADHMADMGFLPVVTRILKRTPQGGQRLLFSATLDGGVDKLVKQFLSNPVKHSVDAPQAAVSTMDHHVLVIDADEKQELIEALASGTGRRVMFTRTKHRAKKMARKLTQMGIPAVDLHGNLSQNARDRNLAQFSAGDVRVLVATDVAARGVHVDEVELVVHIDPPTEHKSYLHRSGRTARAGASGSVVTVATKEERREVTQLMKAAGVTANFDTVTVGSPAVTELVGERAAKVAYVPQPVQAQGRPAGGQRSGAGRSGGRSGGSRGRGGQNRSEQPRGASRDQRPETGGRAGSRPGNGSASRSAAPARSAAPTRSAAPAYSTESAPDRATQAAARRRSRSPRRASSPQGAATR; the protein is encoded by the coding sequence TTGGCTACTTTCACCGACCTTGGCGTGCCCAAGGCCCTGTCCGCCGTCCTCGCCCAGCAGGGCATCGAGCAGGCGTTCCCCATCCAGGAGAAGACCCTCCCCGACTCGCTGGCCGGCCGTGATGTGCTCGGCCGCGGCAAGACCGGCTCGGGCAAGACCGTGGCGTTCGCGCTGCCGCTCGTGTCCCGGCTCGCCGGACTGAGCGGCAACGGTGCCCGTGCGGCCCGCCGCGCCAACCGGCCCACCGGTCTGGTCCTCGCCCCGACCCGCGAGCTCGCCACGCAGATCGACCGCACCGTGGCCCCGATCGCCGAGGCGGCCGGGCTGACCACCACCGTGATCTTCGGCGGCGTCTCGCAGAAGAACCAGGAGAAGGCGCTGGCCAAGGGCGCCGACATCGTCATCGCCTGCCCCGGCCGGCTCGAGGACCTGCTCAAGCAGAACGTCCTCACGCTGGACGACGTCCGCGTGACGGTCATCGACGAGGCCGACCACATGGCCGACATGGGCTTCCTGCCCGTGGTCACCCGCATCCTCAAGCGCACTCCGCAGGGCGGGCAGCGGCTGCTGTTCTCCGCCACCCTCGACGGCGGCGTGGACAAGCTCGTCAAGCAGTTCCTGTCCAACCCGGTCAAGCACTCCGTGGACGCCCCGCAGGCGGCCGTGTCCACCATGGACCACCACGTGCTCGTGATCGACGCCGACGAGAAGCAGGAGCTCATCGAGGCCCTGGCCTCCGGCACCGGGCGCCGCGTGATGTTCACGCGCACCAAGCACCGTGCCAAGAAGATGGCCCGCAAGCTCACCCAGATGGGCATCCCGGCCGTCGACCTGCACGGCAACCTCTCGCAGAACGCCCGTGACCGGAACCTGGCGCAGTTCTCCGCCGGCGACGTGCGGGTGCTCGTGGCCACCGACGTCGCCGCCCGCGGCGTGCACGTGGACGAGGTCGAGCTGGTCGTGCACATCGACCCGCCCACCGAGCACAAGTCCTACCTGCACCGCTCCGGGCGCACCGCCCGCGCCGGTGCCTCCGGCTCCGTGGTCACGGTGGCCACCAAGGAGGAGCGCCGCGAGGTCACCCAGCTCATGAAGGCCGCGGGCGTCACCGCCAACTTCGACACCGTGACCGTCGGCTCCCCGGCCGTGACCGAGCTCGTGGGCGAGCGTGCCGCGAAGGTCGCCTACGTGCCGCAGCCCGTCCAGGCCCAGGGTCGTCCGGCGGGCGGTCAGCGCTCCGGTGCCGGCCGGTCCGGCGGCCGCTCCGGCGGCAGCCGCGGCCGCGGCGGGCAGAACCGCTCCGAGCAGCCGCGCGGCGCCTCCCGCGACCAGCGCCCCGAGACCGGCGGGCGCGCCGGGTCCCGGCCGGGCAACGGCTCGGCCTCCCGCTCGGCGGCACCGGCGCGCTCGGCCGCGCCCACCCGCTCCGCGGCGCCCGCGTACTCCACCGAGTCCGCGCCGGACCGGGCGACGCAGGCCGCCGCGCGCCGCCGCAGCCGCAGCCCCCGTCGGGCGTCCTCCCCGCAGGGCGCCGCGACCCGCTGA
- a CDS encoding MFS transporter has product MTRADRLAGSYAQMLRRPWSRSLMLLGLVAKLPMAMVSLALVLSVNAVHGRELAGWSAAVLALALAVTGPARGRWVDRSGPRTAMSVLGLAQAAALLGLWASLAEAPTAVVLLCAALTGALTAPGTSVLRSLWSMRAPSSSFGHAAQAWESVTLDVVFILGPAAVAAVAGWTAPRHALLVVAVLGATTSVLLARVAGAHWRIPVRPAAPHPLPLRLLPVVALAGGSVGAITTAEMAAVGVAAEAGREAQAGLLVALLSAGSILGGLVYGRTDPPGSRIAHIHAAAAVWVLGCLLGAWRGGLVWSAVALTVAGLGLAIVITAQYGLAAARAPESRRTEVYSWMATAGQIGAAVGAAGSGYLDGRQSFLLSAALMAVASVLAAVSGMPRPRRVLASRRSPG; this is encoded by the coding sequence GTGACCCGGGCCGACCGCCTGGCCGGGTCCTACGCGCAGATGCTCCGCCGACCCTGGTCCCGGTCCCTGATGCTGCTCGGCCTGGTGGCCAAGCTGCCCATGGCGATGGTCTCGCTGGCCCTCGTGCTCAGCGTCAACGCCGTGCACGGGCGTGAGCTGGCCGGCTGGTCCGCGGCGGTGCTCGCCCTGGCCCTCGCCGTGACGGGTCCCGCCCGTGGCCGGTGGGTGGACCGCTCGGGGCCGCGCACGGCGATGAGCGTCCTGGGGCTGGCGCAGGCCGCCGCCCTGCTGGGGCTCTGGGCCTCCCTGGCCGAGGCTCCCACGGCGGTGGTCCTGCTGTGCGCCGCCCTGACCGGCGCCCTCACCGCCCCGGGCACCTCGGTGCTGCGCAGCCTGTGGAGCATGCGCGCCCCGTCGTCGTCGTTCGGGCACGCGGCCCAGGCGTGGGAGTCCGTGACCCTGGACGTGGTCTTCATCCTCGGCCCCGCCGCCGTGGCGGCCGTGGCGGGATGGACGGCGCCCCGGCACGCGCTGCTCGTGGTCGCGGTGCTCGGGGCGACCACGTCCGTGCTGCTGGCCCGCGTCGCGGGCGCCCACTGGCGGATCCCGGTGCGTCCGGCGGCGCCGCACCCCCTGCCGCTGCGGCTGCTGCCCGTCGTCGCCCTCGCGGGCGGGAGCGTGGGAGCCATCACCACCGCGGAGATGGCCGCCGTGGGCGTCGCCGCGGAGGCCGGACGCGAGGCCCAGGCAGGCCTTCTCGTGGCCCTGCTCTCGGCGGGCTCGATCCTCGGCGGTCTCGTCTACGGGCGCACCGACCCGCCCGGCTCCCGGATCGCCCACATCCACGCGGCGGCGGCCGTGTGGGTGCTGGGCTGCCTGCTCGGAGCGTGGCGGGGCGGGCTCGTGTGGTCCGCGGTGGCCCTGACCGTGGCGGGGCTGGGCCTGGCGATCGTCATCACCGCGCAGTACGGCCTCGCCGCGGCCCGGGCGCCGGAGAGCCGGCGGACCGAGGTGTACTCGTGGATGGCCACCGCCGGACAGATCGGTGCGGCGGTGGGGGCGGCGGGCTCCGGCTACCTGGACGGCCGGCAGTCCTTCCTGCTCAGCGCGGCCCTGATGGCCGTCGCCTCCGTGCTGGCCGCGGTCTCCGGGATGCCCCGTCCGCGCCGGGTCCTCGCCTCGCGCCGGAGCCCCGGGTAG
- a CDS encoding DinB family protein, with protein sequence MTAERPEAPDISPVPPETRDWTVVIDQGCAECGFDPQLDVSATGELVRSTVDRWVAVLERPRLTERPRPGTWSPLEYACHVRDLSRVFRERLRLMLDEEDPVFPDWDQDAVAVQERYNEQDPYEASGEIAQELRATADAFDAVSGEQWTRTGRRGDGTEFTVARLAVYFRHDVEHHLRADVRG encoded by the coding sequence ATGACCGCCGAGCGCCCCGAGGCCCCCGACATCTCCCCGGTCCCGCCCGAGACCAGGGACTGGACCGTGGTGATCGACCAGGGCTGCGCCGAGTGCGGCTTCGACCCGCAGCTGGACGTCTCCGCCACCGGCGAGCTGGTGCGGAGCACGGTCGACCGGTGGGTCGCCGTGCTCGAGCGCCCCCGGCTCACCGAGCGGCCGCGCCCGGGCACGTGGTCCCCGCTCGAGTACGCGTGCCACGTCCGCGACCTCAGCCGGGTCTTCCGCGAGCGCCTGCGGCTCATGCTCGACGAGGAGGACCCGGTCTTCCCCGACTGGGACCAGGACGCCGTCGCGGTCCAGGAGCGCTACAACGAGCAGGACCCGTACGAGGCCTCCGGGGAGATCGCCCAGGAGCTGCGCGCCACGGCGGACGCCTTCGACGCGGTGTCGGGGGAGCAGTGGACCCGGACGGGCCGCCGCGGGGACGGCACCGAGTTCACCGTGGCACGCCTCGCGGTGTACTTCCGGCACGACGTCGAGCACCACCTGCGCGCCGACGTCCGCGGCTGA
- a CDS encoding VOC family protein translates to MDPRVHFVTLATPDLDAARRFYVHGLGWEPLLDVPGEILFFQTAPGTVLGLFDAASFAQDLGRTGTPSAQGVTLSHNVAGEDEVRTAVAAMTAAGGTVLTSPRHGPFGGVFHAHVADPNGVVWEIAHNPGWRIDDDGTVRLG, encoded by the coding sequence GTGGACCCGCGCGTGCACTTCGTCACCCTGGCCACCCCGGACCTCGACGCCGCACGGCGGTTCTACGTGCACGGTCTCGGCTGGGAGCCGCTGCTGGACGTCCCCGGGGAGATCCTCTTCTTCCAGACGGCCCCCGGCACGGTGCTGGGTCTGTTCGACGCCGCGTCCTTCGCCCAGGACCTCGGCCGCACGGGGACGCCGTCCGCGCAGGGCGTGACGCTCTCGCACAACGTGGCCGGCGAGGACGAGGTGCGCACGGCCGTCGCGGCGATGACGGCGGCCGGCGGAACCGTGCTCACGAGCCCGCGCCACGGGCCCTTCGGGGGCGTGTTCCACGCGCACGTGGCGGACCCGAACGGCGTCGTGTGGGAGATCGCGCACAACCCCGGATGGCGGATCGACGACGACGGGACCGTGCGCCTGGGCTGA
- a CDS encoding HAD family hydrolase: MSSPGFPHAVLFDHDGTLVDTEPLWDRAKQDLAAEHGRIWTPQDTDDTLGRPVAATIDRMRQIGVPLDDDEMFRAIFEHSVRVLEGTELTFIDGIGELLTELADAGIPAAIVTNASSALARHTAAAAPPGLVRTTVGTDDYARGVRPKPDPDAYLTAARRLGVDPARCVVVEDSPAGAAAGVAAGMPTVVVPGEKAVEPGPGLLHLRSHRELTLALLRSLDPQSPSSPFHPAQEARP, from the coding sequence ATGTCCTCCCCCGGTTTCCCGCACGCCGTCCTCTTCGACCACGACGGGACGCTCGTCGACACCGAGCCCCTGTGGGACCGGGCCAAGCAGGACCTCGCCGCCGAGCACGGCCGGATCTGGACCCCGCAGGACACCGACGACACCCTGGGCCGCCCCGTGGCCGCCACGATCGACCGCATGCGGCAGATCGGGGTGCCGCTCGACGACGACGAGATGTTCCGGGCGATCTTCGAGCACAGCGTGCGGGTGCTGGAGGGGACGGAGCTGACCTTCATCGACGGGATCGGGGAGCTGCTCACGGAGCTGGCGGACGCGGGGATCCCCGCGGCGATCGTCACCAACGCGAGCTCCGCGCTGGCCCGGCACACCGCCGCGGCGGCCCCACCGGGCCTCGTCCGGACCACCGTGGGCACCGACGACTACGCCCGCGGCGTGCGCCCCAAGCCGGACCCGGACGCCTACCTCACGGCGGCACGCCGGCTCGGAGTGGACCCGGCGCGGTGCGTGGTGGTGGAGGACTCCCCCGCGGGAGCGGCCGCCGGGGTCGCCGCGGGCATGCCCACGGTGGTCGTGCCCGGGGAGAAGGCGGTGGAGCCCGGTCCGGGACTGCTGCACCTGCGCTCCCACCGGGAGCTGACCCTGGCGCTGCTGCGCTCGCTGGACCCGCAGTCCCCGTCGTCGCCCTTCCACCCCGCCCAGGAGGCCCGCCCGTGA
- a CDS encoding MFS transporter has translation MSAPRTAVLQVINAPGPTGTRFAILALALGGFGVGTTEFASMGLLPFIAEDFGASIPALAHSISLYALGVVVGAPLITTLTSRVERKTLLLGLMAAFTVGNALSAAAPTLDWLYVARFLSGLPHGAYFGVAAVVASSLVPRERRGTAVARVALGLTVANIVGVPLAAALGGALGWRSGYGLVVLIGLLTVAALAVFVPKTRQGGGVSVAREIRALGRPQVTLTLIAGTVGFGGMFAVYTFISPTLTELTGLSISAVPWVLAVFGVGMTLGSLLVGPLVDRSIEKTVLGAGAVSAVALVFFGLFAQWAVAAVLGVLWIGIMGSVFTTSLQMRLLREAKDAPSLTAAMNHAAFNLANAMGAFLGGAVISAGWGYRAPAWVGVGLALAGLLILAYAVRMQRSGDAPARTPARAVSAWPARTFGTLVVLLPETAPPGPAPASSSRSTSWSELVPQ, from the coding sequence ATGTCCGCACCTCGCACTGCGGTGCTCCAGGTGATCAACGCCCCTGGACCCACCGGCACCCGGTTCGCCATCCTCGCCCTCGCCCTCGGGGGCTTCGGCGTGGGCACCACCGAGTTCGCCTCGATGGGCTTGCTGCCCTTCATCGCCGAGGACTTCGGCGCCTCGATCCCCGCCCTGGCCCACTCCATCTCGCTCTACGCCCTGGGCGTGGTGGTCGGCGCACCGCTGATCACCACCCTGACCTCCCGGGTGGAGCGCAAGACCCTGCTCCTCGGGCTGATGGCGGCCTTCACGGTCGGCAACGCCCTGTCGGCAGCGGCCCCCACCCTCGACTGGCTCTACGTGGCCCGGTTCCTCTCCGGCCTGCCCCACGGCGCCTACTTCGGGGTGGCCGCGGTGGTGGCCTCCTCCCTCGTGCCGCGCGAACGGCGCGGCACCGCGGTGGCCCGCGTCGCCCTGGGCCTGACGGTGGCCAACATCGTGGGCGTCCCGCTGGCCGCCGCCCTGGGCGGGGCGCTGGGCTGGCGCTCCGGCTACGGCCTGGTGGTCCTGATCGGCCTGCTGACCGTCGCGGCCCTGGCCGTGTTCGTGCCCAAGACCCGGCAGGGCGGCGGCGTCTCCGTCGCTCGGGAGATCCGGGCCCTGGGCCGTCCCCAGGTCACCCTGACCCTCATCGCGGGGACCGTGGGGTTCGGCGGCATGTTCGCGGTCTACACCTTCATCTCCCCCACCCTCACCGAGCTCACCGGCCTCAGCATCTCGGCGGTGCCGTGGGTGCTGGCCGTGTTCGGCGTGGGCATGACCCTGGGCTCGCTCCTGGTGGGCCCGCTGGTGGACCGCTCGATCGAGAAGACCGTCCTGGGCGCCGGCGCCGTCTCCGCCGTGGCGCTCGTGTTCTTCGGGCTCTTCGCCCAGTGGGCCGTCGCGGCCGTGCTCGGTGTGCTGTGGATCGGCATCATGGGGTCCGTGTTCACCACGTCCCTGCAGATGCGCCTGCTGCGCGAGGCCAAGGACGCCCCCTCCCTCACCGCGGCCATGAACCACGCCGCCTTCAACCTGGCCAACGCGATGGGCGCCTTCCTCGGCGGGGCCGTGATCTCCGCCGGGTGGGGCTACCGCGCCCCGGCCTGGGTCGGTGTGGGCCTGGCGCTGGCCGGCCTGCTCATCCTGGCCTACGCCGTGCGGATGCAGCGCTCCGGTGACGCTCCGGCGAGGACCCCGGCGCGAGCCGTCTCCGCCTGGCCCGCCCGGACCTTCGGGACGCTCGTGGTGCTCCTGCCCGAGACCGCGCCGCCGGGCCCGGCCCCGGCGAGCAGCTCCCGCTCCACCTCCTGGAGCGAGCTCGTCCCGCAGTGA
- a CDS encoding CDP-alcohol phosphatidyltransferase family protein — protein sequence MAQHQDEVEPAESPYYHRVVTVPNVVSVVRFALIVPAVLAVLDIDEQPVRALVLVALFSLTDWVDGTLARALRQRSRVGEVMDPIADRLGTVAIAVAASVVGLFPWWVLVVIAVVDVVVGIATLVRGSLGALRVTTVGKAKTALLMVGTVLVLAGPAWSSPEVTDVGRVLVQIAAVLHALAGIQYFRQALRR from the coding sequence ATGGCACAGCACCAGGACGAGGTGGAGCCCGCGGAGTCGCCGTACTACCACCGCGTGGTCACGGTGCCCAACGTGGTCTCGGTGGTGCGCTTCGCACTCATCGTCCCGGCCGTGCTGGCCGTGCTGGACATCGACGAGCAACCGGTCCGGGCGCTGGTCCTGGTGGCCCTCTTCTCCCTGACCGACTGGGTCGACGGCACCCTGGCCCGGGCGCTGCGGCAGCGCAGCCGGGTCGGGGAGGTGATGGACCCCATCGCGGACCGGCTGGGGACCGTGGCGATCGCGGTGGCCGCCAGCGTCGTCGGGCTCTTTCCCTGGTGGGTCCTGGTGGTCATCGCGGTGGTGGACGTCGTGGTGGGCATCGCCACGCTGGTGCGCGGTTCCCTCGGCGCGCTGCGGGTCACCACGGTCGGGAAGGCCAAGACGGCCCTGCTCATGGTCGGGACCGTGCTCGTGCTGGCGGGTCCGGCGTGGTCCAGCCCCGAGGTCACCGACGTGGGCCGCGTGCTGGTCCAGATCGCCGCGGTCCTGCACGCCCTGGCGGGGATCCAGTACTTCCGCCAGGCCCTCCGGCGCTAG